One stretch of Methyloversatilis sp. RAC08 DNA includes these proteins:
- a CDS encoding putative bifunctional diguanylate cyclase/phosphodiesterase, whose translation MPVSLHLRSRFGRRLFSRFLIAALLPMAVLATFSYSEMREQLMDQLQHGLRDDSKSLGMELINELSLRVDLLKESGAREIAGGASGFVWVRDERDPQVPALDADEARGLAAHGATVRLYGAHAPLFVVRRSTDNRILYGRLDPAALWQRHSVDTPYCILDKQQRPILCTQGLQLPVLDLSSRDRSLITASSNGVPHLAGHWSAHLDGLYGAGVFHVVTTVPAQSLTLPLAHLRYGFIAIFALALGLIVAMAASQIGRQTEPLDALTRGVRRLARGEMDTRVDVPGDDEFALLGATFNTMSDRLKRKFNMLRLLAELDRAVLGSGEPARVNEAILSGVLDAIPCDAAGIALIDANGSATYARARSVDGHLSPRLGVSADALTQICSLGVDEWNDVQIDVESLLSGQPQQPGRGALVFSVRSHGRLDGLLVLALAIDGRQDKEEIITAGRNLADRMSVAGSSFAWEEKLYRQSHYDALTSLPNRTLLRDRVTHALTRASREKTSVAALRIDFDDFNSINEALGQTAGDLFLIEASRRLESLMRPEDTVARLAGDEFVMLVTAMDDAERILVLHDIAERIHQLLASPVRLADRYVISQASIGISLYPDNSNDFESLMSTAEVALHEAKKSSRGGFNFYSQSMNAAVSERFELAQELRRAVHNDELLLHFQPKVSAHDGAIMGAEALIRWQSPSRGLVSPGAFLPLIEDIGLNSWLTDFVLDKACAQMAAWDKAGLQPIPVSINVSPADLGTADFFDKITAALQRHDLSSSRLELEILETSEVGAGGTVRTTLQRLRDVGVKIALDDFGTGYSSLVYLTEMPADTLKLDRAFIRNLAGDMRQQAIVRQVISLARSLGFIIVAEGVEQVAQRDLLVDMECDLIQGFLYSRPLPPDELAAKLLAKLPFAA comes from the coding sequence ATGCCTGTCAGTCTTCATCTGCGGAGCCGCTTCGGACGCCGCCTCTTCAGCCGCTTCCTGATCGCAGCCCTGCTGCCGATGGCGGTCTTGGCGACCTTCTCCTACAGCGAAATGCGCGAGCAGCTGATGGATCAGCTCCAGCACGGCCTGCGTGATGACAGCAAAAGCCTTGGCATGGAACTCATCAACGAGCTAAGCCTGCGCGTCGACCTGCTCAAAGAAAGCGGCGCGCGCGAAATCGCAGGGGGGGCAAGTGGATTCGTCTGGGTCAGGGACGAACGTGATCCGCAGGTGCCGGCGCTCGATGCCGACGAAGCGCGGGGGCTTGCTGCACACGGCGCAACCGTCCGCCTTTACGGCGCGCACGCGCCTTTGTTTGTCGTCCGTCGGAGCACTGACAACCGCATACTTTACGGCCGCCTTGACCCGGCAGCCTTGTGGCAGAGACATTCCGTCGATACACCCTACTGCATTCTCGACAAGCAGCAGCGTCCCATCCTGTGCACGCAGGGGCTGCAGCTCCCGGTGCTTGACCTGTCTTCGAGGGATCGGTCACTGATCACCGCATCGTCCAACGGCGTGCCCCACCTCGCGGGTCACTGGAGTGCCCACCTGGACGGACTTTACGGGGCCGGCGTTTTTCACGTGGTAACGACTGTCCCCGCGCAGTCGCTGACCTTGCCGCTCGCCCACCTCCGTTACGGGTTCATCGCAATCTTCGCGCTCGCGCTGGGCTTGATCGTGGCGATGGCGGCGAGCCAGATCGGCCGGCAGACAGAGCCGCTTGATGCGCTGACACGGGGTGTCAGACGTCTTGCCCGCGGCGAAATGGATACCCGTGTCGACGTGCCGGGCGATGATGAATTCGCCCTGCTCGGCGCAACCTTCAATACGATGTCCGATCGCCTGAAGCGCAAGTTCAACATGCTTCGACTGCTTGCGGAACTCGATCGCGCAGTACTCGGTTCGGGCGAGCCGGCGCGGGTGAACGAAGCCATCCTTTCGGGCGTGCTCGACGCCATTCCCTGCGACGCTGCAGGCATCGCACTCATCGATGCGAACGGATCGGCCACCTATGCACGTGCGCGTTCCGTCGACGGACATCTTTCTCCGCGCCTTGGTGTGTCGGCCGATGCCCTGACGCAGATCTGCAGCCTCGGTGTCGACGAATGGAACGATGTTCAGATCGACGTTGAGTCGCTGCTGAGTGGCCAGCCGCAACAACCGGGTCGGGGTGCGCTGGTGTTTTCAGTGCGCAGCCATGGGCGGCTCGACGGTTTGCTCGTGCTCGCCCTGGCGATCGATGGCCGGCAGGACAAGGAGGAAATCATCACCGCGGGACGCAATCTTGCCGATCGGATGTCGGTTGCAGGATCCAGCTTCGCGTGGGAGGAAAAGCTCTACCGTCAGTCACATTACGACGCCTTGACCAGCCTTCCGAATCGCACGCTGCTGCGCGATCGTGTGACGCATGCGCTCACGCGTGCGAGTCGGGAAAAGACGTCGGTTGCCGCTCTGCGCATCGATTTTGACGATTTCAATTCCATCAACGAAGCGCTCGGCCAGACGGCCGGCGACCTGTTTCTCATCGAAGCGTCACGTCGCCTTGAGTCCCTCATGCGGCCGGAAGACACGGTCGCACGGCTTGCCGGAGATGAATTCGTGATGCTGGTAACGGCTATGGATGACGCCGAACGCATCCTTGTGTTGCATGACATCGCAGAGCGTATCCACCAGTTGCTGGCGTCGCCGGTGCGCCTTGCAGATCGGTATGTCATTTCGCAGGCAAGCATTGGCATCTCGCTCTATCCGGACAATTCCAACGATTTCGAATCGTTGATGAGTACGGCCGAAGTTGCGCTTCACGAAGCAAAGAAGTCCAGCCGTGGCGGCTTCAACTTTTACTCGCAATCGATGAACGCCGCGGTAAGCGAGCGCTTCGAGCTCGCCCAGGAATTGCGACGGGCCGTTCACAACGACGAACTTCTGCTGCACTTCCAGCCAAAGGTGAGCGCGCACGATGGCGCCATCATGGGCGCTGAAGCGCTGATCCGATGGCAATCGCCATCGCGCGGGCTGGTGTCGCCGGGCGCTTTCCTTCCATTGATCGAAGACATCGGCCTGAACAGCTGGCTGACCGACTTCGTGCTCGACAAGGCATGCGCGCAGATGGCAGCGTGGGACAAGGCGGGTTTGCAGCCGATCCCGGTCTCCATCAATGTGAGCCCGGCCGATCTGGGGACAGCGGATTTTTTCGACAAGATTACTGCGGCACTGCAACGGCACGACCTTTCGTCCAGCAGGCTCGAACTGGAAATTCTCGAAACATCAGAGGTCGGGGCAGGCGGCACGGTGCGCACGACCTTGCAGCGCCTGCGCGACGTCGGCGTGAAGATTGCGCTGGACGACTTCGGTACCGGTTATTCCTCGCTGGTCTATCTGACTGAAATGCCGGCCGACACCCTCAAACTCGACCGCGCATTCATTCGCAACCTTGCGGGTGACATGCGTCAGCAGGCCATCGTCCGCCAGGTCATTTCGCTCGCCCGCTCGCTTGGATTCATCATCGTCGCCGAAGGCGTGGAACAGGTTGCCCAGCGAGACCTGCTGGTCGACATGGAGTGCGATCTGATTCAGGGCTTTCTTTACTCTCGCCCGCTGCCGCCCGATGAACTGGCGGCAAAACTGCTCGCGAAACTGCCCTTTGCGGCGTGA
- a CDS encoding prepilin-type N-terminal cleavage/methylation domain-containing protein: MSVFRPRHAFSIHHEGCAVQGSHRISGFTLVELLAVVAIIGALVAIALPNYEAYVERSKRTAAMSDMTSIMMAIDRHVIRANEFPATLAEAGFGEMLDPWGSAYQYLRISGTPRPNQGQLRKDKNLVPLNSDYDLYSLGKDGRSQKPLTAATSRDDIVRAGNGAFVGLAVDH; the protein is encoded by the coding sequence ATGTCGGTCTTCAGACCCCGCCATGCTTTTTCGATTCATCACGAGGGGTGCGCGGTGCAGGGGTCACATCGGATATCGGGATTCACGCTTGTCGAACTGCTTGCTGTGGTCGCGATCATCGGGGCTCTCGTTGCAATCGCACTCCCGAACTATGAAGCCTACGTGGAGCGCAGCAAGCGAACTGCTGCAATGAGCGACATGACGAGCATCATGATGGCAATCGATCGCCATGTGATCAGGGCGAATGAGTTTCCCGCCACGCTCGCGGAGGCAGGCTTCGGCGAGATGCTCGATCCTTGGGGAAGCGCTTACCAATACCTGCGAATCAGCGGCACACCACGCCCTAATCAGGGTCAGCTGCGCAAGGACAAGAATCTGGTGCCGCTGAACAGCGATTACGACCTCTACAGCCTGGGCAAGGATGGCCGAAGCCAGAAGCCGCTCACGGCTGCCACGTCGCGCGATGACATTGTACGTGCCGGTAATGGCGCGTTTGTCGGCCTTGCCGTCGATCACTGA
- the pnp gene encoding polyribonucleotide nucleotidyltransferase, which yields MFGNQKVVLETGEVARQAGGAVMVSIDETVVLATVVASKTAKPGQDFFPLTVDYAEKFYAAGRIPGGFFKREGRPSEKETLTSRLIDRPIRPLFPEGFYNEVQVIVQVLSLNPEVDSDIPALIGTSAALSISGIPFSGPIGAARVGYANGQYILNPTATELKTSELNLVVAGTEAAVLMVESEAMQLSEEIMLGAVVFGHEQMQAAINAINELVEVAGKPEWDWQAPARDEALWNNIVGLAEAKLQEAYRITQKQTRSQRVNELRSEVVAALTADAANAPDVNTIKNYFFDIEARIVRSRILNGEPRIDGRDTRTVRPIYIRNSVLPRTHGSALFTRGETQALVIATLGTGRDEQIIDALGGEYRDRFMLHYNMPPFATGEAGRFGTPKRREIGHGRLAKRALLAVLPPADEFSYSMRVVSEITESNGSSSMASVCGGSLALMDAGVPLKAHVAGIAMGLIKDGNRFAVLTDILGDEDHLGDMDFKVAGTDNGITALQMDIKIQGITKEIMQVALAQAHEARKHILGIMQESMSGAREGVSTYAPRLLTMKINPEKIRDVIGKGGAVIRALTEETGATIDIGDDGTITIASVSAEAAENAKRRIEAITAEVEVGKVYDGTVLRLLDFGAIVSVLPGKDGLLHISQIANERIANVADHLKEGQQVKVKVLETDEKGRIRLSMKALLAAPEATDQPE from the coding sequence ATGTTCGGCAACCAGAAGGTTGTGCTGGAGACCGGTGAGGTCGCCCGCCAGGCCGGTGGTGCCGTCATGGTGAGCATCGACGAAACCGTGGTGCTCGCCACCGTCGTGGCCTCGAAGACGGCCAAGCCGGGGCAGGACTTCTTTCCGCTCACCGTCGATTACGCTGAAAAGTTCTACGCAGCCGGTCGCATTCCGGGTGGCTTCTTCAAGCGCGAAGGTCGTCCTAGCGAAAAGGAAACGCTGACGTCGCGCCTGATCGATCGCCCGATCCGTCCGCTGTTCCCGGAAGGCTTCTACAACGAAGTGCAGGTCATCGTGCAGGTGCTGTCGCTGAATCCGGAAGTCGATTCCGACATTCCCGCACTCATCGGCACGTCGGCAGCGCTGTCGATTTCCGGCATTCCGTTCAGCGGCCCGATCGGCGCTGCGCGCGTGGGTTACGCGAACGGCCAGTACATCCTGAATCCGACGGCCACCGAGCTGAAGACCAGCGAACTGAATCTGGTCGTCGCAGGCACCGAAGCCGCCGTGCTGATGGTGGAATCGGAAGCGATGCAGCTGTCGGAAGAAATCATGCTGGGCGCCGTCGTGTTCGGACACGAACAGATGCAGGCCGCGATCAATGCGATCAACGAACTGGTCGAAGTCGCCGGCAAGCCCGAGTGGGACTGGCAGGCCCCGGCGCGCGACGAAGCGCTGTGGAACAACATTGTCGGTCTGGCCGAAGCCAAGCTGCAGGAAGCCTACCGCATCACGCAGAAGCAGACCCGCAGCCAGCGCGTGAACGAGCTTCGCAGCGAAGTCGTGGCTGCACTGACCGCCGACGCGGCCAACGCGCCGGACGTGAACACCATCAAGAATTACTTTTTCGACATCGAAGCCCGCATCGTCCGCAGCCGCATCCTGAACGGCGAGCCGCGCATCGACGGTCGCGACACGCGCACCGTGCGTCCGATCTACATCCGCAACAGCGTGCTGCCGCGCACCCACGGTTCGGCGCTGTTCACGCGCGGCGAAACGCAGGCGCTGGTCATCGCCACGCTGGGCACCGGCCGTGACGAGCAGATCATCGACGCACTGGGCGGCGAGTATCGCGACCGCTTCATGCTCCACTACAACATGCCGCCGTTCGCCACCGGCGAAGCCGGTCGTTTCGGCACGCCGAAGCGTCGCGAAATCGGCCACGGCCGTCTGGCCAAGCGCGCGCTGCTCGCAGTGCTGCCGCCGGCCGACGAATTCAGCTACTCGATGCGCGTGGTGTCGGAAATCACCGAATCAAACGGTTCGTCGTCAATGGCTTCCGTCTGCGGCGGTTCGCTCGCACTGATGGACGCCGGTGTTCCGCTGAAGGCACACGTGGCCGGCATCGCCATGGGCCTGATCAAGGACGGCAACCGCTTTGCGGTGCTGACCGACATCCTCGGCGACGAAGATCACCTGGGCGACATGGATTTCAAGGTGGCGGGTACCGACAACGGCATCACCGCGCTGCAGATGGACATCAAGATCCAGGGCATCACGAAGGAAATCATGCAGGTCGCGCTGGCGCAGGCGCACGAGGCACGCAAGCACATCCTCGGCATCATGCAGGAATCGATGAGCGGCGCCCGTGAAGGCGTGTCGACCTATGCACCGCGCCTGCTGACGATGAAGATCAATCCGGAGAAGATCCGCGACGTGATCGGCAAGGGCGGCGCAGTCATCCGTGCGCTGACCGAAGAAACCGGCGCGACGATCGACATCGGCGACGACGGCACGATCACCATCGCGTCGGTCAGCGCCGAAGCCGCCGAGAACGCCAAGCGCCGCATCGAGGCGATCACCGCCGAAGTCGAAGTGGGCAAGGTGTATGACGGTACGGTGCTGCGTCTGCTCGATTTCGGTGCCATCGTCAGCGTGCTGCCGGGCAAGGACGGTCTGCTGCACATTTCCCAGATCGCCAACGAGCGCATCGCCAACGTCGCCGACCACCTGAAGGAAGGTCAGCAGGTGAAGGTGAAGGTGCTGGAAACCGACGAAAAGGGCCGCATCCGCCTGTCGATGAAGGCGCTGCTCGCTGCGCCGGAAGCGACCGACCAGCCAGAGTGA
- the rpsO gene encoding 30S ribosomal protein S15 encodes MAIVTAEKARIVADFQRVAGDTGSPEVQVALLTARINGLTGHFKEHVKDHHSRRGLLKMVSQRRKLLDYLKRTDADSYRALIGRLGLRK; translated from the coding sequence ATGGCTATCGTTACCGCCGAAAAAGCCCGCATTGTGGCTGACTTCCAGCGCGTGGCCGGCGATACGGGGTCACCCGAAGTCCAGGTTGCCCTGCTGACCGCACGCATCAATGGCCTCACCGGCCATTTCAAGGAACACGTGAAGGACCACCACTCCCGCCGTGGTCTGCTCAAGATGGTAAGTCAGCGTCGCAAGCTGCTTGATTACCTCAAGCGCACCGATGCAGACAGCTATCGTGCGCTGATCGGACGTCTCGGGCTGCGCAAGTAA
- the truB gene encoding tRNA pseudouridine(55) synthase TruB: MQPRSRWKAVHGVLLLDKPIGLSSNDALQKARRLFQAARAGHTGTLDPLASGLLPVCFGDATRFAGLMLDADKEYLAQVRLGVRTSTGDAEGDILDTRPVDVSLERLLGALAAHRGDIEQIPPMHSALKHQGKALYEYARAGETIERAVRHVRIHEIELLDCALPAFSMRVRCSKGTYIRTLAEDIGEMLGCGAHLSGLRRTLTGPLSLDCSHTLETLSALDEAQRMALLLPPDCLLQDLPACQLDGESARRLIQGQIVPLEAFPDGATMVDGQVTRAYDGTVFLGLVSACAGRLQVKRLLPQESGQKA; this comes from the coding sequence TTGCAACCCCGATCGCGCTGGAAAGCGGTTCATGGCGTGCTGCTGCTCGACAAGCCCATCGGTCTGAGCTCGAACGACGCGCTGCAGAAAGCACGCCGCCTGTTTCAGGCCGCGCGCGCGGGGCATACCGGTACGCTCGATCCACTCGCCAGTGGTCTGCTGCCGGTCTGCTTCGGCGATGCAACACGCTTCGCAGGACTGATGCTGGATGCCGACAAGGAATATCTCGCGCAGGTCAGGCTCGGCGTGCGCACCAGCACCGGCGACGCCGAGGGCGACATCCTCGACACGCGTCCGGTCGACGTAAGTCTCGAACGCCTGCTGGGTGCACTGGCAGCCCACCGCGGCGACATCGAGCAGATCCCGCCTATGCATTCCGCACTCAAGCACCAGGGCAAGGCGCTGTACGAATACGCACGTGCCGGCGAAACCATCGAGCGCGCGGTGCGCCATGTACGCATCCACGAGATCGAATTGCTCGACTGCGCATTGCCCGCGTTTTCGATGCGGGTGCGCTGCAGCAAAGGCACCTACATCCGCACGCTGGCCGAAGACATCGGCGAAATGCTCGGCTGCGGTGCGCACCTGAGCGGCTTGCGCCGCACGCTGACCGGCCCCTTGTCGCTCGACTGCTCCCATACGCTCGAGACGCTTTCGGCGCTCGACGAGGCGCAACGCATGGCTCTGCTGCTTCCGCCCGACTGTCTGCTGCAGGATCTGCCGGCCTGCCAGCTCGATGGCGAGTCGGCACGACGGCTGATCCAGGGGCAGATCGTGCCGCTTGAGGCCTTCCCGGACGGCGCGACCATGGTCGACGGGCAGGTCACCCGGGCTTATGACGGCACCGTGTTTCTGGGCCTGGTCAGTGCATGCGCGGGTCGATTGCAGGTGAAACGCCTTTTGCCTCAGGAAAGTGGCCAAAAGGCTTGA
- the rbfA gene encoding 30S ribosome-binding factor RbfA gives MSERYSRSDRVSEAIRRELAQLIATELKDPRVGMISLTAVEITPDYAHAKIFYTTMAEGEALQHIQEGLVRASGFLRRELGRRVRIHTTPALHFVHDETLARADHLSRLIDKALHSGPSSSGED, from the coding sequence ATGAGCGAACGTTATTCACGCAGCGACCGGGTGTCGGAAGCGATCCGCCGAGAGCTTGCGCAACTGATCGCGACCGAGTTGAAGGACCCGCGTGTCGGCATGATTTCGCTGACCGCGGTCGAGATCACGCCCGACTACGCGCACGCCAAGATCTTCTACACCACGATGGCGGAGGGTGAGGCGCTGCAGCACATCCAGGAAGGCCTGGTACGCGCTTCCGGCTTCCTGCGCCGCGAGCTCGGTCGCCGGGTGCGCATACACACCACGCCGGCGCTGCATTTCGTGCACGACGAGACACTTGCACGCGCCGACCACCTGTCGCGCCTGATCGACAAGGCGCTGCATTCCGGACCTTCATCGAGCGGCGAAGACTGA